The Glycine max cultivar Williams 82 chromosome 17, Glycine_max_v4.0, whole genome shotgun sequence genome contains the following window.
GTATCTCATCGACACCAACCTCCAAATCATGCTTTAACCCCCTCACGCcggttttctttttggttttacaCCTTACTATACAAATCTCATTGCATATATAGCCAAGTGCAAACCGGACAGACCACTGTTCCTGGTAattgatgatgtttttttttctcctcaaaTTGCTTAAACAAGGAGCTTCTAAGTCGTGCTATTAGGCCATAATGTAAATGTGACTTCCTTTGAGTGCTCTATCAACCTCTTTGTAGGCTGGAAAAGCTGAATGTTTGGTGCTATAGCATACAACATCATTCACTACTCTTCATAACACCCCATAATTGCATTGTAAAAAGTGTGTCCTCTCTGCCGTGTGTCCCAACCTAATttagtttttcttctttaagGAAAATGAGTCAACGGTTTCACAAGTAAAGTTCTTCTGGAATATCTCCTATGACTTTTTCATGAAGCGATTACTCAGACCAtcgatagttttttttttccttttttatttcaacTATATAGCTTGAATTTGATTAGTGTGGGTGTGGGTGCTTAAAAAGATACTACCTTCTTAAGTGCTTAgtattgtttctttttcatttcattcttcTTATATTTCTTCTGCTTTCTGTGATCATTCCTTGGATCTAATTAATCAAACCCAGCTGCATCGCATTCGATGTTGAAAATGTGAACTGTGGGGAAAGACGAGAAATTCcatgtatgttttgaaaattttgatgacATAATACTATACAATGAACTTGTTTAATTTTGGGTAGATTTGTTGGACGAAGACGGGGAATGCTTAGAAGTGCTTTCTCATTGTCCAAGTATAAACGAAGAAGGATAATCCACAGCTGATTCAGTCCCTAATGGGcataaatataattgattaattgtaAAAGTTCCAACTTGAATATATGCACAAACAATATTGGAGGACGAGATGTGGCCtttttcatcaatatttttgttgattCAATACACGTTTTAATCTATCGCTTTTTGATAGTACAAGACTATAATGTTGTCaaataaatagttaattaaataataaatacatattgCACAACAATTCAGTGGAATAATTTGGTTATCATTTATGTTTTCCGGTACATTTTTCCAATTAAttcatattgattttgtattactcattttcttttcccctttctttCAAATTTACAAGGGACGTGTTTTATAATTTACCTagattttctttcttgcttgtTAATATACTTACTGACTTATCGAAAACTTAATCTTCGACTTGTTTCCGTTAGCTGAATTATGCATGAGTCTGACTAGTCTTTTTATTGATTATGGGTACAACATAATGGTTTCCTTATCAATCTTGTTGCTTAATATAAAACGTTCATTAGTTAGACATTGAAACAAAGCAACGGGTTTACGTAGTGTCTAAGACATGAATTACTCTTCTTCATTTCCTTTGCTTTTCGACTTTTCGTTTGTCTTCTTtaacccttttcttttttatttatacttattagACTATACCTTCATTATATTCATCTCTATCGGTACTCAATGTAATCCTTTTTTCTGATTATTACAAAGCATGTCTAATGTTTTGTCAGGAGGATATAAGTAACGAGTTTGGATCATTATATGCTGTTCTTATGCTTGTTCATGTTCTCTCCATCAATCAAACTATTAATGTTATCAAATATTGCAACTTGACATAACATTGTTGCTTGgaagattattttaaattttaaagcacAGGCATGTATAACTTTTGACATATTGATTATCATTTCTGGTCTGATCAACTGTGAAAGTTCAAATATAAGTGGTAGCAATATTATTCATTATATGcacgaaaaaaatgttaaactcCATGTTTGCAAGAAaggtgttaatttttttttttcatttttttcagaCACAGGTTTTAATTCTTTAAGAGCGGAGATGAACACGTTTTCACATGTACCACCAGGCTTTCGATTTCATCCGACCGATGAAGAACTTGTCGGTTACTACCTTAGGAAAAAGGTAGCGTCTAAAAGGATTGATCTAGATGTCATCAAAGATGTCGATCTCTATAAAATTGAACCATGGGATCTCCAAGGTAATTCTTCATACAAAGCTTTCATTAATCAAAGCATTACATACAATTAAGAACATGTATCATAGTATATATAGTATATAAACTCACATTTGTTACTCATGTAAACAGAATTATGCAAAATAGGAACCGATGAACAAAGTGACTGGTATTTCTTTAGTCATAAAGATAAGAAATATCCAACTGGAACTCGCACCAATAGAGCTACAAAAGCAGGATTCTGGAAAGCCACGGGAAGAGACAAGGCAATATACTCTAAGCATTGCCTCATTGGCATGAGAAAGACTCTCGTGTTTTACAAAGGACGAGCCCCAAATGGACAGAAGTCTGAttggatcatgcatgagtacaGGCTAGAAACTAATGAAAATGGAACAACTTCTCAGGTAATTACTAGTTAACACCTATTAGTCTATTACCCTTCTAATTGTTTAAATAACACTTCAATCTCAAAAGTATTTATCTGCATGTTTGGTTTTAACCCATGTAGTTTTGTTTATTTGGatataataaattctttttttttttcattttttaagtttgatttctatagataaattatatttataatttttacccAATTAGGATATTGGtcgttataatttttatttattgagaaatcaacttttaagtgactaaagcataaataaataaataaataaaaatatatagtcttatatttaatttaagtataaattatctgaacataaattcaattatataaatattacagaaataaaaaatcttatttagcATTTTGTTTTGTCATTTTCTACTGCTTCAGTACATGCTGTCAAGTCCCATATAGTTTTCATCTATTAGTCGaaatagatattatttcataatattttcaAGTATTCATCAAATTGTCTAATAAGTCACACAACATTCTACTGCATGCGTGAACTCAAACAAAATTCATATAACTATACATAATATtagcttaaatatatttctaatcCTACGGATATAAGTAAGTTTAGTTATAGTCCaccattttttaatgatttaaattatcataaaatatcaaaaattgaAAGGCTActtgtttatatataatatgtctAAATGCATCTCATATCATTAGTAAGAGATGCCAGgggttatttttaaatatttttaaatttataaagattaaaatcaacaaaagaaattgaaaggctacatcaaatttaatcatattttataaagactaaaattatttttacccattaaaatatttgtatgatTTAATTTCTTATGTCTTACCTCTTCTATTCAATTCTAAAACCTTTTACTCTAGCATTGCACCAACTTATAAACACTTTAAATCGCAcgaaattatgaaaattaactACTCACAGCTGCATATTGGATTTTTGTGAAAGTATATATTGGGGGGAAATTGCGTTAAATTGACTTCAAATTAATAGCAGATTATGtagactttattttttttataagtaaatatATGTAGAGTGCTAAGAGTATTCTAACCTTCCATACAAATATAGCAGAAGAATATCACCGCATAATGCATTACGCGACTATACTCTCCACCGGATTAATGCACAGTACTAATATGAGAATAACGAGTGTAGCTCTTGCCTTAGATGAAAAATAGGACTAAAATCTCAACTTTGGTTGAATCATACAACCTTTCCAGGCTACTTGTTCTCCCTAATGGTTATCTAGTATTAGCATAAATCCAAATAGAACGGATCGTTGATTTTGTCTTCTAGCTCATGTACGATTCATTAAAATGCTACCATATGAATTCCAGTTGTCAatctaatattaaaattaagatgtTTTCTCTTACCACCCATTTATGCTTCAACGTCTAATTGGTACGAAAACATTTCATAGTCAATATCAATGTGCTGCTATAAAATTTATTCAAGACGaataatgttaaatataaaGACAGACGACAATTTCACAAATAATAAGGACtctaattaatcattttatttacaACATTAATCGACTGTTTCAAGTTCTGTGGGAATTGTTTTAGGCAAATTTAATATTCTGCTTAAATTTACATGCATTTGAACAACTTATAATTCACAGAAATTTATTCATATAcattaatttgttataaaataatcgTATATTACCCAAAAATAAACCCTCCAATTTAGTTAAACCAACATGTTGCTAATTTTGTGACCTTGTAATAATTTCCTAAGTATACCTTCTGTAAATATTTAGGTCAACATTCTTAATTTTTACATTGTGCTTTCATGTGGAATTTTAGTTGAAAAAATCAGGCCagggtttatttaatttttttttaacgtttTAACCGTTTCAGGAAGAAGGCTGGGTTGTGTGTAGAGTGTTCAAGAAGAGAATGACAACAATGCAGAAAGTGGGAGAGTATGATCAATCACCCTGTTGGTACGATGAGCAAGTTTCCTTCATGCAAGATCTTGAATCCCCCAGGCGCAGTATTTCTCTGCCTTATGCATcataccaccaccaccaccaccctaGCTGCAAGCCTGAGCTCATGGAATTGCAATACAACAACATTCCCCACGATGCATTCCTCCAACTTCCACAACTTGAAAGCCCCAAAGTTACTCAATCAGCATGCTCAGTTGTCCCTTATGGCTatgaaaacaacaacaacaacaacaacaacaacaatggaagCACCTTGCAGTTCTCATCACTCACTCAGGAAGAACAGTTACAATATTGCAATAACCAACAAAGTCACCATTCTCTCTATGGCAGCAATGATCATGCGGTTGACCAGGTCACAGATTGGCGTGTACTTGACAAATATGTTGCTTCTCagctcagtcacaacaaccaaGATGTCGTTTCCAAGGAAACCAGTTATTCCAATGCACCCATTTTCAATGTGACGGAACAAGTTTCTGTGGTTGCAAATGGATCCAAAAAGGAGCAAGTTTCTCAGGAGTATGCTTCAACGTCTACCTCCAGTTACCAGATTGACCTGtggaagtgaattttttttatacatatatatagtaaCTATATAAATAAGATATCATATGATGCATAATACTAATTATAGGAAGTGCGTACAAGTGAATgttggaaaaaaagaaaaagaccatAGTGTTGCTCCGTGTTGTTGTACATAATAAACCTAAAATGTTTAATATATCATTAGTTGTATTGAACCTCTTGAGGCTGGAGTATATGGACTGAAATGTATCCATTAGTGTTGCAATTCTTCAGTTGAAAAAGACACGCCT
Protein-coding sequences here:
- the LOC100797916 gene encoding NAC domain-containing protein 7; the protein is MNTFSHVPPGFRFHPTDEELVGYYLRKKVASKRIDLDVIKDVDLYKIEPWDLQELCKIGTDEQSDWYFFSHKDKKYPTGTRTNRATKAGFWKATGRDKAIYSKHCLIGMRKTLVFYKGRAPNGQKSDWIMHEYRLETNENGTTSQEEGWVVCRVFKKRMTTMQKVGEYDQSPCWYDEQVSFMQDLESPRRSISLPYASYHHHHHPSCKPELMELQYNNIPHDAFLQLPQLESPKVTQSACSVVPYGYENNNNNNNNNNGSTLQFSSLTQEEQLQYCNNQQSHHSLYGSNDHAVDQVTDWRVLDKYVASQLSHNNQDVVSKETSYSNAPIFNVTEQVSVVANGSKKEQVSQEYASTSTSSYQIDLWK